In one window of Chryseobacterium viscerum DNA:
- the sucC gene encoding ADP-forming succinate--CoA ligase subunit beta, which produces MNLHEYQSKEILSKYGVAIQRGFVANNVDEAVAAAEKLTAETGAQAWVVKAQIHAGGRGKGGGVKFSPNMDKLKENAQNIIGMQLVTPQTSAEGKKVHSVLVAEDVYYPGESETKEFYVSILLDRAEGKNTIVYSTEGGMDIEHVAEVTPHLIHNELIDPAIGLQGFQARKIAFNLGLEGNAFKEFVKFISSLYNAYTGIDASLFEINPVLKTSDNKIIAVDAKVTLDDNSLFRHKDLAELRDTREEDPMDVEAGEAGLNFVKLDGNVACMVNGAGLAMATMDIIKLSGGNPANFLDVGGTADAQRVQTAFGIILRDPNVKAILINIFGGIVRCDRVAQGVVDAYKAMGSLPVPLIVRLQGTNAVEAKKLIDESGLPVHSAITLEEAANKVKEVLA; this is translated from the coding sequence GCTGTAGCAGCTGCTGAAAAATTGACTGCGGAAACCGGAGCACAGGCTTGGGTTGTTAAAGCACAGATTCACGCAGGTGGTCGTGGTAAAGGTGGGGGTGTTAAGTTTTCTCCAAACATGGACAAACTTAAAGAGAACGCTCAGAATATCATCGGAATGCAGTTGGTAACTCCTCAAACTTCTGCTGAAGGTAAAAAAGTACACTCTGTTTTGGTTGCAGAAGATGTTTATTATCCAGGAGAATCTGAAACTAAAGAATTTTATGTTTCTATTCTTTTAGATAGAGCTGAAGGGAAAAATACTATCGTATATTCTACTGAAGGTGGTATGGATATTGAGCACGTTGCAGAAGTAACTCCTCATTTGATCCACAACGAATTGATTGATCCTGCTATTGGTCTTCAAGGGTTCCAGGCTAGAAAAATTGCTTTCAACCTAGGTCTTGAAGGAAATGCATTCAAAGAATTTGTGAAATTTATTTCATCTCTTTACAATGCTTACACAGGAATTGATGCTTCTCTTTTCGAAATCAACCCGGTATTAAAAACTTCTGATAACAAGATTATCGCTGTAGATGCTAAAGTAACTTTAGATGACAACTCATTGTTCCGTCACAAAGACTTAGCTGAACTTAGAGATACAAGAGAAGAAGATCCAATGGATGTAGAAGCTGGTGAAGCTGGTCTTAACTTCGTAAAACTAGATGGTAACGTTGCTTGTATGGTAAACGGAGCTGGTCTTGCAATGGCAACTATGGATATCATCAAATTATCAGGTGGTAACCCTGCTAACTTCCTTGACGTAGGGGGTACAGCTGATGCTCAGAGAGTACAGACTGCTTTTGGAATCATCTTAAGAGATCCAAACGTAAAAGCTATTTTGATTAACATCTTCGGAGGTATCGTAAGATGTGACAGAGTTGCTCAGGGAGTTGTAGATGCTTATAAAGCAATGGGTAGCCTTCCGGTTCCATTGATCGTAAGATTACAGGGAACTAACGCTGTAGAAGCTAAAAAATTAATTGACGAGTCTGGTCTTCCGGTACACTCTGCAATTACTTTAGAAGAAGCTGCAAACAAAGTAAAAGAAGTTTTAGCATAA
- a CDS encoding membrane protein yields the protein MDKIKDTRSFMRITHRYLGYFLAGIMAVYSLSGILLVYRDTDFLKNEKKYEKNIAANLSEKELKKELKMKGLEVEKTEGSVLYFKQGTYDSATGKAKYTKKELPFVLDKMVSLHKSQSKDAISPLSVFFGVSLFFFVISSFWMFNPKTKAFKRGIKFTIAGLIISIILLFI from the coding sequence ATGGATAAGATTAAAGACACAAGAAGTTTCATGAGAATTACGCACCGTTATCTGGGATATTTCCTTGCCGGGATTATGGCCGTATATTCGTTAAGTGGAATTCTTCTGGTGTACAGAGACACCGATTTTCTGAAAAACGAAAAAAAATATGAAAAGAACATCGCTGCCAATCTTTCAGAGAAAGAACTGAAAAAAGAACTGAAGATGAAAGGGCTTGAAGTGGAAAAAACAGAAGGAAGTGTTCTTTATTTTAAGCAGGGAACTTACGACAGCGCAACCGGAAAAGCAAAGTACACCAAGAAAGAATTACCTTTCGTATTAGATAAAATGGTTTCTCTTCACAAATCACAGTCTAAAGATGCCATATCTCCTCTAAGCGTATTCTTCGGAGTTTCTCTTTTCTTCTTTGTGATTTCCAGTTTCTGGATGTTTAATCCTAAAACAAAAGCATTCAAACGCGGAATTAAGTTTACTATTGCAGGACTTATCATATCTATAATTCTTTTATTTATTTAA
- a CDS encoding ABC-F family ATP-binding cassette domain-containing protein has translation MNYVSAENLTKSYGIKILFENISFHINEGDKIAIVAKNGSGKSTLLKILMGKEIADSGTAIINKDIQVVLFDQEIDYDPKLSIEEFMMALDSEPILALKNYHLSLHSTDNDFIEKALAGMEAHKAWDLENEMKQILSQLKITDLEAKMGTLSGGQIKRVALAKLLTETRAEHRHTLLIMDEPTNHLDVDMVEWLENYLNKAKITLLLVTHDRYFLDSVCDIIWEMEDRNLYVHNGSYATYLENKMIREENLNATIDKANNLYRKELEWMRRQPKARTTKSKSRIDAFYETEKVAKTDTRKDGLELDFEMKRLGNKVLELKHIDKSFGAKVLLKDFSYQFQRGEKVGIIGKNGAGKSTLLNIIQGLEKADKGEIETGETISFGYFAQKGLTYKKEDERVIDFIKEIAEFYPLANGRSLSASQFLRLFLFDDQTQYSPISKLSGGEKRRLHLMYILYQNPNFLIFDEPTNDLDLPTLTVLENFLQQFQGSLIIVSHDRYFMDRIVDHVLAFEGDGKIRNFVGNFSEYREARSREEALEKNTTVKSEPAKEVAAVTKNTPASASKKRKLTFKEQKELETIEKEMPELEDQRSKILDQLNNEADYEKIAKLSADLESVSEKLENYEMRWLELQEIV, from the coding sequence ATGAATTACGTTTCTGCAGAAAATCTTACCAAATCTTACGGCATCAAAATTTTATTTGAAAACATTTCTTTTCATATCAATGAAGGGGATAAAATTGCTATTGTTGCCAAAAACGGAAGTGGAAAATCTACCCTTCTGAAAATATTAATGGGTAAAGAAATTGCAGACAGTGGAACTGCGATCATCAACAAAGATATCCAGGTGGTATTATTTGACCAGGAAATTGATTATGATCCTAAACTCAGTATTGAGGAATTTATGATGGCGCTGGATTCAGAACCTATTCTTGCTCTTAAAAATTATCACCTATCACTTCATTCTACTGATAATGATTTTATTGAGAAAGCATTAGCCGGTATGGAAGCTCATAAGGCATGGGATCTGGAAAATGAAATGAAACAGATTCTTTCCCAGCTTAAGATTACCGATCTGGAGGCTAAAATGGGTACTCTTTCCGGAGGTCAGATCAAGCGTGTAGCGCTGGCTAAACTTTTAACAGAAACAAGGGCCGAACACAGGCATACGCTTCTTATCATGGATGAACCTACCAACCACCTGGATGTGGATATGGTAGAATGGCTTGAAAATTATCTGAATAAGGCAAAAATCACCTTATTGCTTGTAACCCACGATCGATATTTCCTTGACAGTGTTTGTGACATTATCTGGGAAATGGAAGATAGAAATCTCTATGTTCATAATGGTTCATATGCTACTTATCTTGAGAACAAAATGATTCGTGAGGAGAATCTTAATGCTACTATTGATAAGGCCAATAACCTTTACAGAAAAGAGCTGGAATGGATGCGCAGACAGCCAAAAGCCAGAACCACAAAATCAAAAAGCAGAATTGACGCTTTCTACGAAACTGAAAAGGTTGCCAAAACCGATACCAGAAAGGATGGATTGGAATTGGATTTTGAAATGAAGCGTCTGGGAAATAAAGTTCTTGAACTTAAACATATTGATAAAAGTTTTGGAGCAAAAGTTCTTTTAAAAGATTTCAGCTACCAGTTTCAACGTGGTGAAAAGGTGGGAATCATCGGAAAAAACGGAGCAGGAAAGTCTACCCTGCTTAATATTATACAAGGATTAGAAAAAGCAGATAAGGGAGAGATTGAAACCGGAGAAACTATATCTTTCGGTTACTTCGCTCAGAAAGGACTTACCTATAAAAAAGAGGACGAGCGTGTTATTGATTTCATCAAGGAGATTGCAGAATTTTATCCTTTGGCGAATGGCAGAAGCTTATCCGCATCTCAGTTTTTAAGATTATTTTTATTTGATGATCAGACTCAGTACTCTCCTATTTCTAAGCTTTCGGGTGGGGAGAAGAGAAGGCTTCACCTGATGTATATTTTGTATCAGAATCCTAATTTCCTGATTTTTGATGAGCCTACGAATGACCTGGATCTTCCTACACTAACGGTTCTTGAAAACTTCCTTCAACAATTCCAGGGATCTTTGATTATTGTTTCCCATGACAGATATTTCATGGACAGAATTGTAGATCATGTTCTGGCTTTTGAAGGGGACGGAAAAATCAGAAATTTTGTTGGAAATTTCTCAGAATACAGAGAGGCGAGAAGCCGTGAAGAAGCATTGGAAAAAAATACAACCGTAAAATCTGAACCTGCTAAAGAAGTAGCTGCTGTAACAAAAAACACTCCAGCTTCTGCCTCTAAAAAAAGAAAATTAACTTTTAAGGAACAAAAAGAGCTGGAAACCATTGAAAAGGAAATGCCTGAACTGGAAGATCAGCGTTCCAAAATTCTTGATCAGCTTAACAACGAAGCGGATTACGAAAAGATAGCCAAACTTTCTGCAGATCTTGAATCTGTTTCAGAAAAACTGGAGAATTATGAGATGAGATGGCTGGAACTTCAGGAAATCGTTTAA
- a CDS encoding mechanosensitive ion channel family protein: MEKTGLRYVDLVYKVLENWYVTFAELTPKLIVGILVFTFFLITSKYLSQAAVKLFHKFFPKSQKESSLVTLISIFRFLIMLMGTFIALEIMGFSGFLWKFIGSLGVAGVIAGVALKDLVSSIFSGMLIGIDKAYKVGDYITIGAHSGTVQEIGFLTTKILTDDGKKAYIPNQVVFNAPFYNITASPQRRIILNFEIPADEDISKAQKGILDVIKNLDNVDKLDTIEVIFTDLKQGAFNLQVKFWIKVGANLAQVRSKAYLGIKERFDVDKIQLVTPTSISITSGESNLPESHQDK; the protein is encoded by the coding sequence ATGGAGAAGACCGGACTCAGGTATGTAGATCTTGTTTATAAAGTATTGGAAAATTGGTATGTGACATTTGCTGAGCTCACGCCCAAACTAATTGTCGGAATTTTAGTATTTACATTTTTCCTGATCACCAGTAAATATTTAAGCCAGGCAGCCGTAAAACTGTTCCATAAATTCTTCCCGAAGAGCCAAAAAGAGAGTTCATTAGTTACTTTAATCAGTATTTTCAGATTTCTGATCATGCTGATGGGTACCTTTATTGCCCTTGAAATAATGGGCTTCAGCGGTTTTCTTTGGAAATTTATCGGAAGTCTGGGAGTTGCAGGGGTTATTGCCGGAGTTGCTTTGAAAGATCTTGTATCAAGTATTTTTTCCGGAATGCTGATTGGCATTGACAAAGCATACAAAGTAGGAGATTATATTACCATTGGAGCACATTCCGGAACAGTACAGGAAATCGGTTTTTTAACCACCAAAATTCTTACTGATGATGGGAAGAAGGCTTATATTCCCAATCAGGTGGTTTTCAATGCTCCGTTTTATAATATTACCGCTTCCCCACAGCGCAGGATTATTTTAAATTTTGAAATTCCTGCTGATGAAGATATCAGTAAAGCACAGAAAGGAATTCTGGATGTTATTAAGAATCTTGACAATGTGGATAAATTAGACACCATAGAGGTGATCTTTACAGACCTGAAACAAGGGGCATTTAACCTTCAGGTGAAGTTCTGGATAAAAGTAGGTGCTAATCTGGCTCAGGTAAGAAGTAAGGCTTATTTAGGGATTAAAGAGCGTTTTGATGTGGATAAAATTCAGTTGGTGACCCCTACGAGCATCAGTATTACCAGCGGCGAGAGTAATTTACCGGAAAGCCATCAGGATAAGTAA
- a CDS encoding Gfo/Idh/MocA family oxidoreductase — protein sequence MQLVKAGLCAFGMSGKVFHAPFLKEHPGFFISAVVERSKEESKEKYPEATIYRSVEEMLQHADVELVIINTPVQTHYEYAKKALEAGKNIIVEKPFTVNVSEAEELVQLAEEKGLFLSVYQNRRFDRDFLQVQKILNDNKIGNIKEAEIRFDRFRTTPSGKQHKESPDQVGSGSLHDLGAHLVDQAVQYFGYPEKLFADVFSMKGKEFANDYFEILLFYKNDLRVRLKTSVFSKEGHYAYTIHGDRGTFLQERTDNQENELVAGAIPVYGKEWTQTLREADGILNFLNDHSETERILTSSEAGNYMDYYQQIYEHIVFGYALPSPGKEVIQNMKIIDASLESVKEERIIQL from the coding sequence ATGCAATTGGTAAAAGCAGGGCTTTGTGCCTTTGGAATGAGCGGAAAAGTATTCCATGCGCCTTTTTTAAAGGAGCATCCGGGATTTTTTATATCTGCTGTGGTGGAAAGAAGTAAGGAAGAATCTAAAGAAAAATATCCTGAAGCAACTATTTACCGTTCCGTAGAAGAAATGCTTCAACATGCGGATGTGGAGCTGGTGATTATCAATACTCCGGTTCAGACCCATTACGAATACGCCAAAAAAGCATTGGAGGCAGGAAAAAACATTATTGTGGAAAAACCTTTTACAGTAAATGTTTCTGAAGCAGAGGAACTGGTGCAGCTGGCTGAAGAAAAAGGATTGTTTTTAAGTGTATATCAAAACCGACGATTCGACCGTGACTTTTTACAGGTTCAGAAGATCTTAAATGATAATAAAATAGGGAATATTAAAGAGGCTGAAATTCGTTTTGACAGATTCCGTACAACCCCTAGCGGAAAGCAGCATAAAGAAAGTCCGGATCAGGTAGGTTCAGGATCACTTCATGATCTGGGAGCGCATCTTGTAGACCAGGCTGTACAGTATTTTGGATACCCTGAAAAACTTTTTGCAGACGTATTTTCTATGAAAGGAAAAGAATTTGCGAATGATTATTTTGAGATCCTGCTATTCTACAAAAATGATCTGAGAGTAAGACTAAAAACATCGGTTTTCAGTAAAGAAGGGCATTATGCTTACACAATTCATGGGGATAGAGGAACTTTCTTACAGGAAAGGACAGACAATCAGGAAAATGAATTGGTAGCAGGAGCTATTCCTGTATATGGTAAAGAATGGACCCAGACCCTGAGAGAAGCGGATGGAATTTTAAACTTCCTGAATGATCATTCCGAAACGGAAAGAATCCTGACGTCCAGTGAAGCTGGAAATTATATGGATTATTACCAGCAGATCTATGAGCATATTGTTTTTGGATATGCTTTGCCATCCCCTGGAAAAGAAGTTATTCAGAATATGAAAATCATTGATGCTTCCCTGGAAAGCGTAAAAGAAGAAAGAATCATTCAATTATAA
- a CDS encoding 5' nucleotidase, NT5C type, with amino-acid sequence MKKVIVDMDGVMADVYHQLVQFEKRDTGREIEISDLAGKPEIESFPNGKKHVNEVGFFRTLPVMKGSREAMEYLNNKYDLYIVSAGMEFPNSLREKYDWLAEHFPFITWEQIVLCGSKKVVSGDIMIDDYPKNLDHFTGDRLIFTQPHNELIENDTYQRVHSWEDVMNIL; translated from the coding sequence ATGAAAAAAGTTATTGTAGATATGGACGGGGTAATGGCGGATGTATATCATCAGCTGGTACAATTTGAAAAAAGAGATACAGGAAGAGAAATTGAAATCAGTGATTTGGCTGGGAAGCCTGAAATAGAATCTTTTCCAAACGGAAAAAAGCATGTAAATGAGGTAGGCTTTTTCAGAACCTTACCTGTAATGAAAGGAAGCCGTGAAGCAATGGAATATCTGAATAATAAATACGATCTGTATATCGTGTCTGCAGGTATGGAATTTCCCAATAGCTTAAGAGAAAAATATGACTGGCTTGCAGAACATTTTCCATTCATCACCTGGGAGCAGATTGTTCTTTGCGGAAGCAAAAAGGTAGTTTCCGGAGATATTATGATTGACGACTATCCTAAAAATCTAGATCATTTTACCGGAGACAGACTGATATTCACGCAGCCTCATAATGAGCTGATAGAAAACGATACCTATCAAAGAGTGCATTCATGGGAGGATGTTATGAATATCCTTTAA
- a CDS encoding outer membrane beta-barrel protein, with translation MKKLILTGILAVAGLTATANAQIQKGNWMVGGNLAGANFGLNEGAGYDFAIQPKGAYFIEDNIAVGGYVDLGFKGAKDAPTTFTYNVGALGRYYLNPGEQGVNNLLHHGRWFFEGNVGVGGMSISKGGSSSNGLNFGFGPGYSYFITPNIGLEGLVKYDANAGFGSGGYTNKITFGLGFQIYLPTSKAKQIINDVK, from the coding sequence ATGAAAAAACTTATTTTAACAGGGATATTAGCTGTAGCAGGTTTAACAGCAACCGCAAACGCTCAGATTCAGAAAGGTAATTGGATGGTAGGGGGTAACCTTGCAGGGGCAAATTTTGGTTTAAATGAAGGAGCAGGATACGACTTTGCAATTCAACCAAAAGGAGCATATTTCATTGAAGACAATATTGCAGTTGGGGGATATGTGGATTTAGGCTTCAAAGGAGCTAAAGATGCACCCACTACTTTTACATATAACGTAGGAGCATTAGGGCGTTATTACCTTAATCCGGGAGAGCAGGGAGTAAACAACTTGCTTCACCACGGAAGATGGTTCTTCGAAGGTAACGTAGGTGTTGGAGGTATGTCAATTTCTAAAGGAGGTTCTTCTTCTAATGGTCTTAACTTCGGATTCGGACCTGGTTATTCTTATTTCATCACTCCAAACATCGGACTGGAAGGTTTAGTGAAATATGACGCAAATGCAGGATTCGGAAGCGGTGGATATACTAACAAAATTACTTTTGGTTTAGGATTCCAGATTTACCTTCCAACCTCTAAAGCAAAACAAATTATCAACGACGTTAAGTAA
- a CDS encoding peroxiredoxin codes for MSIKLGDTAPNFQAESSVGDINFYNYLGDSWGILFSHPADYTPVCTTELGYTAKLQSEFDARGTKVIALSIDGVEDHQNWVKDINETQNTNVRFPIIADKDRKVSELYDFIHPNASLTATVRSLLIIDPSKKVRLVITYPASTGRNFNEILRVLDSLQLVDNYRVATPVNWENGENVIVPPTVSTEEARKIFPKGVTEIKPYLRYTPQPNT; via the coding sequence ATGTCAATTAAACTAGGAGATACAGCGCCCAATTTTCAGGCAGAATCATCTGTAGGTGATATTAATTTTTATAACTATCTGGGAGATTCCTGGGGAATCCTGTTTTCACATCCTGCAGATTATACACCGGTATGCACTACAGAACTGGGATATACAGCGAAATTGCAGTCTGAATTTGATGCCAGAGGAACCAAAGTCATTGCTTTGAGTATAGATGGAGTAGAAGATCATCAAAACTGGGTGAAAGATATTAATGAAACTCAGAATACCAATGTACGGTTTCCTATTATTGCTGATAAAGACCGAAAAGTTTCAGAGTTGTATGATTTTATTCATCCTAATGCTTCGCTGACGGCTACAGTGCGTTCTCTTTTGATTATTGATCCTTCCAAAAAGGTAAGACTAGTTATCACTTATCCTGCTTCTACAGGCAGAAATTTCAATGAAATTCTGAGAGTGCTGGATTCTTTACAATTGGTGGATAATTACCGCGTAGCTACTCCTGTTAATTGGGAAAATGGAGAAAATGTCATTGTTCCGCCAACAGTTTCTACAGAAGAAGCACGGAAGATATTCCCAAAAGGAGTGACTGAAATAAAACCCTATTTACGATATACGCCACAACCCAATACATGA
- a CDS encoding TonB-dependent siderophore receptor yields the protein MKRQLLSLGLLFIAVSASSQMKNAEADTIRTQTIEDINLHKTGNPNQARPLSTKSNLTVMENPQPIAIVTHEIIEQQQAKQLSDVLQNVNGMYITSSRGNSQDSFGGRGFILGNDNIFKNGSRINSGVFPEVSGLERVEVLKGANAMLFGNTAAGGVINMITKKPKFNFGGSVGLNGGSWNSYKPTVDIYGPLSKNIAFRINGAYEHAESFRNVVESEKYYFNPSFLFNLSDKSQLIVEADYLKNNFTPDFGIGSITEKDQSYRLNDAVSRNTFFGTDWQYQNVQQASTNVTFNHQFNEKWSLNATASYQNYTKDYFSSERVQWIYETKDAAVDPNRLSWKRPFGRTYNEQNYTSAQVNINGEFNTGKINHKVLIGSDADYSQADAYAYNITAPKNLLYLDDPSTWGSIDMPNSTLSTRNRINTRRIGIYAQDFISLTKQLKVIAGLRWSYIENMPTLTTRFTLNDKIEVANSSTSDNAFSPKVGLVYAPNENLSVFATYTNSFASNAGYTSDQFGTVNTNQPVTDVQNQLTTLSRQSIKPSTVDQYEIGIKKNFWNNALAVNLTAYQIMYNNYYQTYWFASAPNGAPVNSTDTNLKEYAGNMRSRGVELDITGNPTENLSIIGGFSYNNSVYIDTPEKGYVENQRLVRTPATTANASVFYKFTNYVKGLKIGAGIYYIGDRIAGWNDSKSTNASRNNVSRMFDLKDYTTVSVSVGYEWNKFSIQGKVGNLFDVVNYNVHENYSVNPITPRNYYFTLTYRL from the coding sequence ATGAAAAGACAATTACTTTCTTTAGGTCTTCTATTTATTGCTGTTTCAGCAAGTTCACAGATGAAAAATGCTGAAGCAGACACCATCAGAACTCAGACCATTGAGGATATTAATCTTCACAAAACAGGAAATCCTAACCAGGCAAGACCATTATCGACAAAATCAAATCTGACGGTAATGGAAAATCCACAGCCTATTGCTATTGTTACTCACGAAATTATTGAGCAGCAGCAGGCAAAACAGCTTAGCGATGTTCTTCAGAATGTAAACGGAATGTACATTACTTCTTCCAGAGGAAATTCTCAGGACAGCTTTGGTGGACGTGGTTTCATTTTAGGAAATGATAATATTTTCAAGAATGGTTCAAGAATAAATAGTGGTGTTTTCCCTGAAGTAAGTGGTCTGGAAAGAGTAGAAGTTTTAAAGGGAGCTAATGCTATGCTTTTTGGTAATACAGCAGCTGGTGGTGTTATCAATATGATTACAAAAAAACCTAAATTCAATTTTGGTGGAAGCGTAGGACTTAATGGTGGAAGCTGGAATTCTTACAAACCAACAGTTGATATTTATGGACCATTATCCAAAAATATTGCATTCAGAATAAATGGTGCATATGAGCATGCTGAAAGCTTCAGAAATGTTGTAGAATCAGAGAAATACTACTTCAATCCTTCATTTTTATTTAATTTAAGTGATAAATCTCAATTAATTGTTGAGGCAGATTATCTTAAAAATAATTTTACCCCGGATTTCGGGATTGGATCTATCACTGAAAAAGATCAAAGCTACAGATTGAATGATGCTGTTTCCAGAAACACTTTCTTCGGAACTGACTGGCAATATCAAAATGTACAGCAAGCTTCTACGAACGTAACCTTTAATCATCAGTTTAATGAAAAATGGTCTTTGAACGCTACTGCTTCTTACCAGAACTATACTAAAGATTATTTTTCTTCTGAAAGAGTACAATGGATATATGAAACTAAAGATGCAGCTGTAGATCCTAACAGATTATCTTGGAAAAGACCTTTTGGTAGAACTTACAACGAACAAAATTATACTTCGGCACAAGTAAACATCAATGGTGAATTCAATACTGGAAAAATCAACCATAAAGTTTTAATTGGTTCTGATGCTGATTACAGCCAGGCTGATGCTTATGCTTATAATATTACTGCCCCAAAAAATCTTCTATATTTAGATGATCCTTCAACATGGGGAAGTATTGATATGCCAAATTCTACTCTTAGTACAAGAAATAGAATCAATACAAGAAGAATTGGGATCTATGCACAAGATTTTATCAGCTTAACAAAGCAACTAAAAGTAATTGCAGGACTTAGATGGTCTTATATAGAAAATATGCCTACGCTGACAACTCGTTTTACATTAAATGATAAAATTGAGGTGGCAAATTCTTCAACTTCTGACAATGCATTTTCTCCAAAAGTAGGTTTGGTTTATGCGCCAAATGAAAACCTTTCGGTGTTTGCAACTTATACTAATTCGTTTGCTTCAAATGCAGGATATACTTCAGATCAGTTTGGTACAGTAAATACCAATCAGCCTGTTACCGATGTTCAAAATCAGTTAACTACTTTATCAAGACAAAGCATAAAACCTTCAACAGTTGATCAATACGAAATTGGTATTAAAAAGAATTTCTGGAACAATGCTTTAGCTGTTAACTTAACGGCTTACCAGATTATGTACAATAATTATTATCAAACATATTGGTTCGCTTCTGCTCCAAACGGAGCACCAGTAAATTCAACAGATACCAATCTTAAAGAATATGCAGGAAATATGAGAAGCCGTGGTGTGGAATTAGACATTACAGGAAACCCAACAGAAAACCTATCTATAATCGGAGGTTTTTCTTATAACAATTCTGTTTACATTGACACTCCTGAAAAGGGATATGTTGAAAACCAAAGATTAGTAAGAACTCCTGCCACAACAGCAAATGCTTCCGTTTTCTATAAATTTACAAACTATGTAAAAGGTTTAAAAATTGGAGCTGGAATTTATTACATTGGAGACAGAATCGCTGGATGGAATGATTCAAAATCTACAAATGCAAGTAGAAACAACGTGAGTAGAATGTTTGATCTAAAAGACTATACAACTGTTTCTGTATCTGTAGGCTACGAATGGAATAAATTCTCTATCCAGGGGAAAGTGGGCAACCTGTTTGATGTCGTAAACTATAACGTTCATGAGAATTATTCAGTGAACCCTATCACTCCGAGAAACTACTATTTCACACTGACATACAGACTCTAG